One Acidimicrobiia bacterium DNA segment encodes these proteins:
- a CDS encoding cytochrome c biogenesis protein CcdA codes for MPLAFVFAAGVATVMIPVTLGLSLLTESLLRYHGLVYGFGALLLLVMAVVSVSGGSWSLPFLRGSPDISRTDSAGVYALGVFSGAASACCAPVLVGVLTLSAVSPGFVAGIGIGLAYVFGMVFPLVIMTLLWDGLRPDREFIGSKPVSLRLGPIRIATTVAGVAASLLFLAMSIVLAVVAITGASLTPSFSTNLAGRIEDAVAPWIARLAWIPGPVIGLVLIGLAVGAVALSSRRR; via the coding sequence GTGCCGCTGGCCTTTGTATTTGCTGCCGGCGTGGCCACCGTGATGATCCCGGTAACGCTCGGACTCAGCCTGTTGACCGAGAGCTTGCTGCGATACCACGGCCTTGTGTATGGGTTTGGTGCGTTGCTGCTGCTTGTCATGGCGGTGGTCTCGGTGAGTGGCGGGTCCTGGTCGTTGCCGTTCCTGCGCGGGTCACCCGACATCTCTCGCACCGATTCGGCCGGTGTTTACGCGCTGGGGGTGTTCTCTGGAGCAGCCAGCGCATGCTGTGCCCCTGTTCTAGTTGGTGTCCTCACACTTTCGGCGGTTTCGCCCGGGTTTGTTGCGGGGATTGGAATCGGTCTGGCCTACGTATTCGGGATGGTCTTCCCTCTGGTGATCATGACTCTCCTGTGGGACGGTCTGCGACCTGACCGTGAGTTCATCGGCTCAAAACCGGTCTCTCTTCGTCTTGGCCCGATTCGGATTGCGACCACCGTGGCTGGGGTGGCGGCGTCACTGCTGTTCCTGGCCATGTCGATCGTATTGGCGGTTGTGGCCATCACAGGAGCGTCACTCACCCCATCGTTCTCTACCAACCTCGCCGGACGTATCGAGGACGCCGTCGCGCCGTGGATTGCCAGGCTGGCCTGGATCCCGGGGCCGGTCATAGGGCTTGTGCTTATCGGGTTGGCGGTCGGCGCCGTTGCGCTCTCGTCACGGCGCCGATGA